One window of Myripristis murdjan chromosome 8, fMyrMur1.1, whole genome shotgun sequence genomic DNA carries:
- the tmem205 gene encoding transmembrane protein 205, whose product MVTEGEPTDLVKVLHLLVLSFSWGMQVWVSFIAGFALVWQVTLHTFGLVQSKLFPVYFYCLLGSNFVSLAVYAVYHPRELLDWHESVQMVLYFVALIMAGLNAQWFGPMVTEVMFQMREVETEHGLGNQIGLGSQKEAYAKLKEQDPKYRAYKSTFGRYHGISNLCNLIGFICTTTNLIYTALNLSTI is encoded by the exons ATGGTGACGGAGGGGGAGCCCACAGACCTTGTCAAAGTGTTGCATCTGCTGGTGCTGTCTTTCTCCTGGGGAATGCAGGTGTGGGTCTCCTTCATAGCAG GTTTTGCATTGGTGTGGCAGGTGACTTTGCACACGTTTGGTCTGGTGCAGAGCAAGCTCTTCCCTGTGTACTTCTACTGTCTGCTGGGGAGTAACTTTGTCAGCCTGGCAGTGTATGCAGTGTACCACCCCAGAGAGCTGCTGGACTGGCATGAAAGTGTGCAG ATGGTTCTGTACTTTGTGGCACTGATCATGGCAGGTCTGAACGCCCAGTGGTTTGGCCCGATGGTCACGGAGGTGATGTTCCAGATGAGGGAGGTGGAAACGGAGCATGGCCTCGGGAACCAGATCGGTCTGGGCAGCCAGAAGGAGGCTTATGCCAAGCTCAAAGAGCAGGACCCCAAGTACAGAGCCTACAAGAGCACATTTGGCCGGTACCATGGAATATCCAACCTCTGCAACCTGATAGGATTCATCTGCACCACCACCAACTTAATCTACACAGCTCTAAATCTATCCACTATTTAG